A genomic window from Cucumis melo cultivar AY chromosome 8, USDA_Cmelo_AY_1.0, whole genome shotgun sequence includes:
- the LOC103484352 gene encoding endoplasmic reticulum oxidoreductin-1-like, whose product MVGVKGPRYRWGLLMGGALIAVFLAVAMTCRTGPMISLFGRTNKPCPCANDTPKYSGMVEGCCCDYETVDRLNEEVLYPSLQELVKTPFFRYFKAKLWCDCPFWPDDGMCRLRDCSVCECPDNEFPESFKKPHILSSEAFVCQEGKPQATVDRTLDRKAFKGWTEIDNPWTNDDETDNAEMTYVNLQLNPERYTGYTGPSARRIWDAVYSENCPKYPSEELCQEERILYKMISGLHSSISVHIAADYLIDEAKNLWGQNLSLLYDRVLRYPDRVRNLYFTYLFVLRAVTKATEYLEHAEYDTGNLNEDLKTQSLMKQMLFNPKLQAACPLPFDEAKLWKGQKGPELKQQIQKQFRNISALMDCVGCEKCRLWGKLQVLGLGTALKILFSGDDYQEHLGLDLQRNEVIALMNLLNRLSESVKFVHEVGPSVETTMEGQIAAPVTESCPFHRIWASIFNS is encoded by the exons ATGGTTGGGGTAAAGGGTCCCAGATACAGATGGGGTTTGTTGATGGGTGGTGCTCTCATCGCCGTTTTTCTAGCTGTGGCAATGACTTGTCGGACCGGTCCTATGATTTCGCTCTTTGGCCGCACCAATAAGCCTTGTCCTTGTGCTAAT GATACCCCCAAGTATAGCGGTATGGTGGAGGGTTGTTGTTGTGATTATGAGACTGTAGATCGACTAAATGAGGAAGTGTTATATCCGTCCCTTCAAGAGCTTGTTAAAACTCCATTCTTTCGCTATTTCAAG GCTAAGTTGTGGTGTGATTGTCCCTTCTGGCCTGACGATGGTATGTGCCGATTGCGAGATTGTAGTGTTTGTGAATGTCCAGATAATGAGTTCCCCGAATCATTTAAAAAGCCTCATATCCTTTCATCTGAGGCATTTGTTTGTCAAGAGGGAAAGCCCCAAGCTACTGTGGATCGCACATTAGATCGTAAAGCTTTCAAAGGTTGGACTGAAATAGACAACCCCTGGACCAATGATGATGAGACTGATAATG CTGAGATGACATATGTAAACCTTCAACTGAACCCTGAACGCTACACTGGATACACTGGTCCATCTGCTAGAAGGATTTGGGATGCTGTCTATTCAGAGAACTGCCCAAAAT ATCCGTCAGAAGAGTTATGCCAAGAGGAAAGAATATTATACAAAATGATATCTGGTCTACATTCCTCTATTTCAGTCCATATAGCTGCTGATTATCTGATTGACGAAGCTAAAAATTTG TGGGGTCAAAATCTTTCTTTGTTGTATGATCGTGTCCTACGATATCCAGATCGTGTTAGAAACCTGTACTTCACATATCTCTTTGTTCTCCGAGCGGTGACAAAA GCTACGGAGTACCTAGAGCACGCCGAATATGATACTGGTAACTTGAATGAGGACCTGAAGACACAGTCCTTGATGAAACAAATGCTTTTTAATCCTAAATTACAAGCTGCTTGCCCACTTCCATTTGATGAAGCCAAGTTATGGAAAGGTCAAAAAGGACCAGAATTGAAGCAGCAAATACAAAAGCAATTCAGAAACATCAG CGCACTGATGGATTGTGTCGGATGCGAGAAATGTCGACTTTGGGGGAAGCTTCAGGTTCTTGGTCTCGGTACTGCATTGAAGATCCTCTTCTCTGGTGATGATTATCAGGAACACTTGGGTCTGGAT TTGCAAAGGAATGAAGTAATTGCACTCATGAACCTGCTCAATCGGCTATCGGAATCTGTCAAATTCGTTCATGAAGTCGGACCATCAGTTGAAACTACAATGGAAGGACAAATTGCAGCTCCCGTCACAGAAAGTTGTCCATTTCATAGAATCTGGGCATCCATATTTAATAGCTAG